The stretch of DNA GGCATCGAGGACATCATCATCGTCAGCGGACGGGGTAAACGCGCGATCGAAGACCACTTCGACAAATCCTACGAGCTCGAAGATCAGCTGATCAAAAAAGACAAGATGAAGATGCTCGAGGAAATCCAGGACATCACCAATCTTGCCGACATCCACTATATCCGCCAAAAAGAAGCAAAAGGACTTGGCCACGCCATTTCCACTGCCAAGAAATTCATCGGCAACGAGCCTTTCGCAGTCTTGCTAGGCGATGACATCGTAAAAACGGAGGGCACACCGGCATTGAAACAATTGACGGAAGCCTTCGAAAAATACCGCGGTTCCGTCGTAGGCGTACAGCAAGTGCCAGATTCCGAAGTATCCAAATACGGCGTCGTTGCACCACAAGGTTCCACAAGCGAACCAAACTTGATGCAAGTAAGCGACCTCGTCGAGAAGCCGAAGAAGGAAGAAGCACCTTCCAACTACGCTATCATGGGCCGCTACGTATTGACCCCGGAAATATTCGATATCCTGGAAACTCTTCCTCCTGGTGCAGGCGGGGAAATCCAGCTTACCGATGCCATCAAAGAGCTGAA from Terribacillus sp. FSL K6-0262 encodes:
- the galU gene encoding UTP--glucose-1-phosphate uridylyltransferase GalU, coding for MKIKKAIIPAAGLGTRFLPATKAQPKEMLPIVDKPTIQYIVEEAVKSGIEDIIIVSGRGKRAIEDHFDKSYELEDQLIKKDKMKMLEEIQDITNLADIHYIRQKEAKGLGHAISTAKKFIGNEPFAVLLGDDIVKTEGTPALKQLTEAFEKYRGSVVGVQQVPDSEVSKYGVVAPQGSTSEPNLMQVSDLVEKPKKEEAPSNYAIMGRYVLTPEIFDILETLPPGAGGEIQLTDAIKELNKKQAVYACEFTGDRYDVGDKFGFIKATIEFALDRPDLKDQLQDYLNKYVVAENN